Proteins encoded within one genomic window of Brassica rapa cultivar Chiifu-401-42 chromosome A09, CAAS_Brap_v3.01, whole genome shotgun sequence:
- the LOC103841271 gene encoding 29 kDa ribonucleoprotein, chloroplastic: MSASASSVSLSSFNPKSLPLCISRSASVLPPSLSFKLHSIFASSAVKCSSSPAQHPSRFSRNVAVSSDFEVEEDDMFTDDDSSPPPTQERSSSFSADLKLFVGNLSFDVDSAQLAQLFESAGTVEMVEVIYDKVTGRSRGFGFVTMSTAAEVEAAAQQFNGYELEGRALRVNAGPPPPKREESFSRGPRSGGYGSERSSYGSERSGYGSQRSGRSGYGSERSSYGSGSGSGSGSGSSDRVYVGNLSWGVDDTALESLFSEQGKVVEARVIYDRDTGRSKGFGFVTLGSPQEVTRAINSLNGADLDGRQIRVSEAEARPPRRQF; this comes from the exons ATGTCTGCCTCCGCTTCCTCCGTTTCCCTTTCTTCCTTCAACCCTAAATCCCTTCCTCTCTGCATTTCCCGCTCCGCCTCCGTTCTCCCACCTTCCCTCTCCTTCAAACTCCACTCCATCTTCGCTTCCTCCGCCGTCAAATGCTCCTCCTCCCCCGCCCAACACCCGTCCCGTTTCTCCAGAAACGTCGCCGTATCATCGGATTTCGAGGTGGAGGAAGACGACATGTTCACCGACGATGATTCTTCTCCCCCGCCGACGCAGGAGCGCAGCTCCTCCTTCTCCGCCGACCTCAAACTCTTCGTCGGTAACCTCTCCTTCGATGTGGACAGCGCTCAGCTCGCTCAGCTGTTTGAGAGCGCCGGGACTGTTGAGATGGTTGAG GTTATATATGACAAAGTGACTGGCAGAAGCAGAGGTTTTGGATTTGTGACAATGTCCACTGCAGCTGAAGTTGAAGCAGCTGCTCAGCAGTTTAATGGCTAT GAACTTGAGGGTAGAGCTTTGAGGGTTAACGCTGGCCCTCCTCCACCGAAGAGGGAGGAATCATTCTCCAGAGGACCAAGAAGCGGTGGTTACGGTTCTGAACGTTCCAGTTACGGTTCTGAACGTTCTGGCTACGGGTCTCAGCGTTCAGGACGTTCTGGTTACGGGTCTGAGCGTTCCAGCTATGGGTCTGGGTCAGGGTCAGGGTCAGGGTCAGGTTCATCAGACCGTGTGTATGTGGGAAACCTTTCGTGGGGTGTTGATGACACGGCTCTTGAGAGCTTGTTCAGCGAGCAAGGAAAGGTTGTTGAGGCCAGGGTCATTTACGACAGGGACACTGGTCGATCCAAGGGTTTTGGGTTTGTGACACTCGGCTCTCCTCAAGAGGTCACAAGAGCCATCAACTCTTTGAATGGCGCA GATTTGGATGGAAGACAGATTAGAGTCTCTGAGGCTGAGGCTAGGCCACCAAGGCGCCAGTTTTGA
- the LOC103841272 gene encoding uncharacterized protein LOC103841272 produces MNISARISSVLRSSNLCLITPRFSSSSRFLCSKGNPDESPKNDNGDKSSRDWDKAWKSFKKQSKKTFFSQFNVDKYVTWNPPRSEFPLSEEVDPIKRTERSNLMLWTSPKFTLVGAIVIVSFLLLYTILAPVK; encoded by the exons ATGAACATTTCTGCTAGAATCTCCTCCGTGTTAAGATCCTCTAATCTCTGCCTGATAACCCCTAGATTCTCATCTTCCTCTAGATTCCTCTGCTCCAAAGGGAACCCCGACGAATCTCCCAAAAACGACAATG GTGATAAATCGTCGAGGGATTGGGACAAAGCGTGGAAGAGTTTCAAGAAACAAAGCAAGAAGACATTCTTCTCCCAGTTCAACGTGGACAAGTACGTGACGTGGAATCCTCCGagatcggagtttccgttgtcGGAAGAAGTTGATCCTATCAAAAGGACAGAGAGATCTAATCTCATGCTCTGGACAAGTCCAAAGTTCACATTAGTTGGAGCCATCGTCATTGTCTCATTCCTCCTTCTCTACACAATTCTTGCTCCCGTCAAGTGA
- the LOC103841273 gene encoding serine/arginine-rich splicing factor RS2Z32 isoform X2 yields MFLTGSSLSNDGPLDCTFHRVRDVDMKRDYAFVEFSDPRDADDARYYLDGRDFDGSRITVEASRGAPRGSRDSGSRGPPPGSGRCFNCGVDGHWARDCTAGDWKNKCYRCGERGHIERNCKNSPSPKKARRGGSYSRSPVKSRSPRRRRSPSRSRSYSRGRSYSRSRSPVRRERSVEDRSLSPKPMERSVSPRGKDQSLSPDRRVVDASPKLEKQDGSDYEGSPRENGNGKSSVSPIAGGEESPQDRSPVDDEPELNRSSPKGSESP; encoded by the exons ATGTTTTTGACTGGAAGTTCCTTAAGTAATGATGGGCCCCTTGATTGCACTTTCCACAGAGTACGAGATGTTGATATGAAGCGTGACTATGCCTTTGTT GAATTTAGCGATCCTCGTGATGCTGATGACGCAAGATACTACTTAGATGGACGAGACTTCGATGGGAGTCGCATCACTGTTGAGGCTTCTAGAGGG GCACCTCGTGGTTCTCGAGACAGTGGTAGCAGAGGTCCACCTCCTGGTTCGGGTCGCTGTTTTAACTGCGGTGTTGATGGTCATTGGGCTAGAGACTGCACAGCAGGAGACTGGAAGAACAAATGTTACCGATGTGGTGAAAGAGGACACATTGAGAGAAACTGCAAGAACAGTCCTAGTCCTAAGAAGGCCAG GCGTGGTGGAAGCTACTCCAGGTCACCAGTTAAATCACGCTCCCCTCGCCGCAGAAGAAGCCCAAGCCGGAGCCGTAGTTACAGTCGTGGTCGTAGCTACAG CCGTTCACGATCGCCagtgagaagagagagaagcgtTGAGGATAGATCACTTAGTCCTAAGCCAATGGAGCGATCCGTATCTCCCAGAGGCAAAGACCAAAGCCTGAGTCCAGACCGAAGAGTCGTAGATGCAAGCCCAAAACTAGAAAAGCAAGATGGGTCGGACTATGAAGGCAGCCCAAGAGAAAATGGTAATGGCAAGAGCTCTGTGAGTCCCATTGCGGGAGGTGAAGAAAGTCCTCAAGACAGGAGCCCCGTTGATGATGAGCCTGAGCTTAACCGTTCTTCCCCTAAAGGCAGCGAGTCACCTTGA
- the LOC103841273 gene encoding serine/arginine-rich splicing factor RS2Z32 isoform X1 produces MPRFDDRYGNTRLYVGRLSSRTRSRDLERLFSRYGRVRDVDMKRDYAFVEFSDPRDADDARYYLDGRDFDGSRITVEASRGAPRGSRDSGSRGPPPGSGRCFNCGVDGHWARDCTAGDWKNKCYRCGERGHIERNCKNSPSPKKARRGGSYSRSPVKSRSPRRRRSPSRSRSYSRGRSYSRSRSPVRRERSVEDRSLSPKPMERSVSPRGKDQSLSPDRRVVDASPKLEKQDGSDYEGSPRENGNGKSSVSPIAGGEESPQDRSPVDDEPELNRSSPKGSESP; encoded by the exons ATGCCTCGATTTGATGATCGATATGGAAACACTCGCCTCTACGTCGGCCGCTTGTCGTCTAGAACTCGTAGCAGGGATCTTGAACGTCTTTTCAGCAGATACGGAAG AGTACGAGATGTTGATATGAAGCGTGACTATGCCTTTGTT GAATTTAGCGATCCTCGTGATGCTGATGACGCAAGATACTACTTAGATGGACGAGACTTCGATGGGAGTCGCATCACTGTTGAGGCTTCTAGAGGG GCACCTCGTGGTTCTCGAGACAGTGGTAGCAGAGGTCCACCTCCTGGTTCGGGTCGCTGTTTTAACTGCGGTGTTGATGGTCATTGGGCTAGAGACTGCACAGCAGGAGACTGGAAGAACAAATGTTACCGATGTGGTGAAAGAGGACACATTGAGAGAAACTGCAAGAACAGTCCTAGTCCTAAGAAGGCCAG GCGTGGTGGAAGCTACTCCAGGTCACCAGTTAAATCACGCTCCCCTCGCCGCAGAAGAAGCCCAAGCCGGAGCCGTAGTTACAGTCGTGGTCGTAGCTACAG CCGTTCACGATCGCCagtgagaagagagagaagcgtTGAGGATAGATCACTTAGTCCTAAGCCAATGGAGCGATCCGTATCTCCCAGAGGCAAAGACCAAAGCCTGAGTCCAGACCGAAGAGTCGTAGATGCAAGCCCAAAACTAGAAAAGCAAGATGGGTCGGACTATGAAGGCAGCCCAAGAGAAAATGGTAATGGCAAGAGCTCTGTGAGTCCCATTGCGGGAGGTGAAGAAAGTCCTCAAGACAGGAGCCCCGTTGATGATGAGCCTGAGCTTAACCGTTCTTCCCCTAAAGGCAGCGAGTCACCTTGA
- the LOC117127825 gene encoding variant surface antigen E, translating to MSLSFSQTKLLVILVAFACVFSSGSEAWSWSWSSGSGSGSGSGWESHGSGGSASGSGTNPDGSHWSWKWDTRSGWRWRSDSNHPKPGSSNHNVTKPEGSSNHNVTKPEGSSNHNVTKPGSSNHNVTKPEGSSNHNVTKPGSSNHNVTKPGSSNHNHNVTMPGSSHHNHNETKPGSSKHNDSRSGSDDNDSRNPVFATPREVVVGGSRGWNYWVDLEEWASKTTFHVGDVLVFEYNNMTDRRHDVYLQTNLWSYRTCNFESRNKIASSEENGSKESFKFTLAMSQPYSFACGEDNGYYCRTYNMKFSVLPGA from the exons ATGTCGCTGTCTTTTTCACAAACGAAGTTACTGGTAATCCTTGTGGCCTTTGCATGCGTCTTCTCATCAGGCTCAGAGGCATGGAGCTGGAGTTGGAGCTCCGGTTCAGGCTCAGGCTCAGGCTCGGGTTGGGAATCCCACGGCTCAGGCGGATCAGCCTCAGGTTCGGGTACAAACCCTGATGGTTCGCACTGGAGTTGGAAGTGGGACACACGGTCAGGCTGGAGATGGAGGTCAGACTCAAACCATCCGAAGCCAGGCTCGTCGAACCATAACGTTACGAAGCCTGAAGGCTCATCAAATCATAACGTTACGAAGCCTGAAGGCTCATCAAATCATAACGTTACGAAGCCAGGCTCATCGAACCATAACGTTACGAAGCCTGAAGGCTCATCAAATCATAACGTTACTAAGCCAGGCTCATCGAACCATAACGTTACGAAGCCAGGCTCATCGAACCACAACCATAATGTTACAATGCCAGGCTCATCGCACCATAACCATAATGAAACGAAGCCAGGCTCATCAAAACATAACGATTCGAGGTCAGGCTCAGACGATAACGATTCAAGGAACCCGGTCTTTGCAACACCAAGAGAGGTCGTAGTGGGAGGATCACGTGGATGGAACTACTGGGTGGATCTTGAAGAATGGGCTTCCAAGACTACTTTCCATGTCGGCGATGTTCTTG TTTTCGAGTACAACAATATGACAGACCGAAGACATGACGTGTACTTGCAAACAAATCTGTGGAGTTACAGGACCTGCAACTTCGAAAGTAGAAATAAGATTGCTTCATCGGAGGAGAATGGATCTAAAGAGAGCTTCAAATTTACTCTTGCAATGTCACAGCCTTACTCTTTTGCATGCGGAGAGGATAACGGCTATTATTGCCGTACCTATAACATGAAGTTCAGCGTTCTCCCAGGCGCCTGA
- the LOC103841274 gene encoding ABC transporter G family member 20 yields MLAEPLSRSTSLRLLSASTIGAPCRVDASRIGFCADVDSYGHVIPENENKTEFALDLIRELEDSPEGTKTLVEFHKQWRAKETLNQTTRNTNVSLKDAINASISREKLVSACRAGPEILRDRSSRGETNLKSTFQTFANPFWTEILVIAKRSMLNSRRQPELFGIRLGAVLVTGTILATMFWKLDNSPRGIQERLGFFAFAMSTTFYTCAEAIPVFLQERYIFMRETAYNAYRRSSYVLAHTIISLPALVILSATFAATTFFAVGLAGGSEGFLFFFLTILAAFWAGSSFVTFLSGVVSHVMIGFTVVVAILAYFLLFSGFFIARDRIPLYWLWFHYLSLVKYPYEGVLQNEFEDPTKCFVRGIQMFDSSPLGQVPDAVKINLLKSMSGVLGFNVTAETCVTTGVDILKKQGITEMSKWNCLWITVAWGFLFRVLFYFTLLVGSKNKRR; encoded by the exons ATGCTCGCTGAGCCGTTGAGTCGATCAACCTCGCTTCGCTTGCTCTCTGCTTCGACTATCGGCGCTCCCTGTCGAGTCGATGCCTCGAGAATCGGCTTCTGTGCCGATGTCGACTCG TATGGTCACGTTATCCCCGAAAACGAGAACAAGACAGAGTTCGCACTTGACCTAATACGTGAGCTGGAAGATTCACCAGAAGGAACTAAAACCCTAGTTGAGTTTCACAAGCAATGGAGAGCAAaggaaaccctaaaccaaaccACAAGAAACACTAATGTCTCTCTCAAAGACGCTATCAACGCAAGCATCTCAAGAGAGAAGCTAGTCTCCGCCTGCAGAGCCGGTCCTGAGATTTTGAGG GACCGGTCCTCCAGAGGAGAAACAAACCTAAAATCAACATTTCAAACATTTGCAAACCCATTCTGGACTGAGATTCTAGTCATTGCCAAAAGATCTATGCTAAACTCAAGAAGACAACCAGAGCTTTTCGGAATCCGCCTAGGAGCTGTGCTAGTCACCGGAACAATCCTAGCTACAATGTTCTGGAAGCTAGATAACTCACCGAGAGGCATACAAGAACGTTTAGGGTTCTTCGCATTCGCAATGTCAACAACGTTCTACACATGCGCCGAAGCCATACCAGTCTTTCTCCAAGAGCGTTACATCTTCATGAGAGAAACCGCTTACAACGCTTACCGTAGATCGTCGTACGTCCTCGCACACACGATCATCTCCCTCCCAGCTCTTGTTATCTTATCCGCTACCTTCGCCGCCACGACTTTCTTTGCGGTTGGTCTCGCCGGAGGCTCCGAGGggttcttattcttcttcttgacGATCTTGGCAGCGTTTTGGGCGGGAAGCTCATTCGTGACGTTCCTATCCGGCGTCGTATCGCATGTGATGATTGGATTCACGGTGGTTGTAGCGATCTTAGCTTACTTCCTCCTCTTCTCTGGATTCTTCATCGCCAGAGATAGGATCCCTCTCTACTGGTTATGGTTTCATTACCTCTCGCTCGTGAAGTACCCTTACGAAGGTGTGCTTCAGAACGAGTTTGAAGATCCGACGAAGTGCTTTGTAAGAGGGATACAGATGTTTGATAGTTCGCCGCTGGGACAAGTTCCGGATGCTGTGAAAATCAATTTGCTTAAGAGTATGAGCGGTGTTCTGGGGTTTAATGTGACGGCGGAGACGTGTGTGACGACGGGGGTTGATATTTTGAAGAAGCAGGGGATCACGGAGATGAGTAAATGGAATTGCTTGTGGATCACGGTAGCTTGGGGGTTCTTGTTTAGGGTTCTGTTTTACTTCACACTCTTGGTCGGAAGCAAGAACAAGCGGCGCTGA